The region TTCAGGATCGCCTGAGCGGTTGTGGAAGTCCACCACACGTTGGATATGGGCAGATGTGCGGCCCTCTGGTAAGGACAGTAACTTTTCCGCTTCTAAGGCTGCCCGAGGCCAGTCCTGGCGTTTTTCGAGCAGCCGTACAAGTCGCCCTTGCGCAGTAAGTTTATCTTCATTTGACGAAGAACGCAAAGTTTGTTCGGCTGCTTCTGTTGCACCTAAATTTTCTTGCAAGGCTGAAAGAAGTGCGCGTTCTTGGATGGTAAGATTTTTCTTGTCGGTCAGTTTGCTGACGGTGTTTTGGATGGCAGCGGCTTGTGTCATTAAGTCCGTAGCTTGACGGATGGCATCATCCAACTGGCCACTTTCTTGAGCTAATCGCACCCGGTCCAGCGCCCATGGAACGGCCTCGGTAAGTTGCTGGAGGCGCAGTTGGGCAGCGTCTTGACCTTCTTTAACGGCACTGTCTTTAGCCGTTAGAGTTGCTGCGATGAGGGCCGTTAAGAAGCGGTCATTTTGCCCCCAAGTTTTTTGATGCGCATGGAGCACTTCACGTGCGGTGTTCGATTCCTGCCGGGTCGTCAAAGCTTGTGCAACAGCTAGGAGTTGATCCAGATCCTGCGTATTGGCCAGGCCACGCCAGAGGGTGAGTGCAGGCTCTTTCTCACCCGTCCGGTGTAGGTAGTGGGCTTGAGCATCCTTGGCGGTTGGGCTTTCAGGAAAAGCTTTCACGAGCGTTTCGTAGGCTGCCTTGGTCTCAGGCTTTAGATCCCAACTTTCTAGCAAGCGTGCCACGCGCAGGTGCTCGTATTCACCGATGGCAGGTTGGGCCAGATAGGCAGCGAGGGCTGCTTTAGCCGAAGGTATGTCGCCTTGCTTTTGCTGTAGGCTAGCAAGACGTAAATGCAGTTCTGCATCCGTGGGATTTTGTTCTTGGAGCAGCTTCGTCTGAGCAATGGCCTCGGAGTATTTTTGTTGGCGTGTGAGAAGGTCCAGATAGGTTTCTCGCAGTTCGCGCTGGCCGGGAGTGCGCTGGAGCAATTCCTGGTAGGTGGCGAGGGCTTTGTCTCCGGCTCCAGTTTCCGCTTGGAGGCGGGCTCGCTGCTGAATGAGTCCCGTTCGTTGGGGGTGCTCCTTCGCTAGTTTTTCCAAATGGTCCAATAGACCTGCGAGGTCACCCCCGCGTCGGAAAGCGGTCTCGATCTGGGATAAGACTTCTCTCTCCACCCAGGTATCTTGACCTGACTGGGCAAGAGCTTCACTATAGACCTTTAGGGCCTCTTTCTGCTTGGAACTCCGCATGAACATGTCTCCTAGCAGGAGACGTCGTGTGACCTTGACCGAGGGGTCGCGGGTCTTGTCGATGAGGCTGGACGTTAAGTTAGCCGCGTCTTGGAAAAGGGCTTCGTCTAGTTGCAGTTCGATGACTTCTTCCGTAAGATCCTCGTCTTCAGGACGAGCTGCTAACAAACTTTGCCAAGTTTTCAAGGCTTCCTCCGTGCGTCCAACACGAAGCAATAAACGGCCACGCATCTTGCCAATGTCCAGTGCAAGTTCCGCAGACGGTTTTTGGGCTGAGGCTTGATCGAGTGACTTGAGCGCGGGCTCGAAGTCTAAAAGTCGTGCCTCGAGTTTTGCACGCTGTAACCAGGCGCTGGCGTTTTGGTTATCTTTGGTTAGGGCCTCTGTGTATGCTTTGAGCGCGTCTTGTTCGCGACCTTCATATTCGTGAAAGAGCGCCAGCACCAGGAGGTCTGCCGCAGTGCTACTGCGTTGCTTGAGAAAACTGGCGAGAGAGTCTGAGGTGCCTGTCTCTAACCAGGCACCGATGAATCGGTCTAGCACCAGCCCAGTTTGAGGGCGCTTGAGCAGCATGTCATGGTAACGGGTGGCTTGCTCAGACTGCGCAAGCACGCGTGTCTCTAGAGTGCCAAACATACCCGTCAGACTGAGCCCAATGATTTTTAGCCAAAAGCGCATCTTGGCAGGGGGGAGGGGCTGGTGATTGACCTTCAACGGTTGAGAGGTGCGGATCCGGGATGACATGGCGTGCTGGAATTCCGAAGCGGTTTATCAGAACGAATCTTGAGAAACAAGGCTGTATTTCAGACTTGTTCTTATGAACGGTTTGCAGGTCGGGCCACGATTCTGCGCGGCCAATGCAGTTGTGTCTGTCATCAGACCGCCCACCTCAATAGGACGATTGAAGTGGGAATTTATTGGGGAAAGAACAGGCTATTTTAATTCGGCATATTTTAGAGATCCATGCTTGTGGGCATTTCTACGGCTTAACTTTAACGCTCAAGCTTGCTGCACTGCCTTCGGGACGTAGAATAGAGCGGAATGGCTAGACTTTTTTGCTCTCTCAGGTTTTTTGCTTTTGCCATGTTGTTGATGGTGAGTGTGGCGGAAGCTGGTGCGGTACCAGGGCTCATCATTCCTCTGCATGAAGTGAAAGTGGGCACGCCTGTGGAAGGCTTGGTCAAAGAGGTCCTCGTGAGCGAAGGGGACAGTGTGGAATCTGGACAGGTCGTGGTCCAGCTAACGGATGATCTGGAAAAGCTGGATCTTGAGCGAGCTGAGAAGGTACTGGAGAAGGCGAAGTTTGACCATGAAGCGGCGCAAAAACTTTTGAAGGAAAACATCAGCACGCGTGAGGAGGCTTTACGAAAAAGCATCGAGCATGATCTGGCGCGGATTCAGCGTGATGCTGCTCGGGTGCGATTAGAACAGAAGACTCTGCGTGCTCCCCTGCAAGGGGTGGTGGTAAATCGCGGGAAGGAACCTGGTGAGGCCGTACAACTGCACGAGGTGTTGTTAGAGATCGTGCACATTCGGCAGGTTGAGGCTCAGTTTTATTTAGAGCCTGCGCAGGCTCTAAAAGTTAAGAAGGGTGAAAAGCGGAAACTGCGAGTTTCTTCGTTACCCGAGTCTGCGGAAATCCTCGGAGAGGTCGTTTTTCTGGACCCCCGAATGGACGCGGAGAGTGGGCTTTATCGGGTAAAGTTGCGTGTGGATAATGCGGATCTACGGCTGAAGGCAGGCATGAGGGTGGAGGCCGATCTAGCCCAGCCTTGACCATGTCACACGCCATAGCCATCACTGAAGTCACGACAGAGTCTTCCTCGTCTGTGGAGGCAATCGTGCCTTCGGCACTGAGGTCAGATTTAGCGATCAGCCACCAGCTTTTTGAAGGTCGTGCCTTTGCGATTATTAAAGATCCTTTGTCTTTGAAATACTTTCGGTTACCAGCAGAGGACTATGCTCTAGCAGCCCTCTTTGATGGAGTGCGCAGTGTGAAGGAAATTCGTGAAGCCTTCCTTCAGGCTTATCCTCACGCTGGATTGGTAGATGGGAGTCCGGCCATAGCCGCCCGTATCGTGAGCTTTGCCAACGAATTGCTCGCCGCAGGTTTTTTGGAGGCGACGGCAGCGGGTGCGCGGAGGCAAATCGAACTGAAAAAGCTCCGTCATAAACCGCTGACGCCGTGGGGACTTTTTATGAAGGCTCTCTTCCTGAAGCTGCCTTTGTGGGATCCGGATGCCTTGTTGATCCGGCTGGAACGGCCGCTGCGATGGCTGTGGTCGTGGTCAGGTTTTGTCATAAGCCTCCTGATCTTGATGGCAGGCACGGTGGTTTTCGCGGTGAATTTTCCGCGCATTGCTCCCGCTCTGAATGATTTCCTGACTTTGCCAAATCTAGCGCTGGTGTGGGTGCTGACCATCGTGGTGAAAATCATTCACGAATTTGGTCATGGGCTGACCTGCAAGCACTATGGCGGGGAAGTGCATGAGATGGGTGCAATGGTCATCGTCTTCAGTCCCTTCCTGTATGCCGACGTGACGGATAGTTACCTGTTTCCCAAAAAGCGGCATCGCATCTTAGTGGCAGCAGCGGGTATTTACATTGAGTTGATCCTCGCAGCCATCGCCACCTTGCTATGGGCTGTTTCGCAGCCAGGGCCGACTCAGCAGTTATTGTTTAACTTGATGCTGATCACCAGTGTCTGGACGATTCTTTTCAATGCGAATCCGCTGATGAAATTCGATGGTTATTACATGCTGACGGATATTCTCGGGGTGCCGAATCTGCGTGTGAAAGCGCAGATGTGCGTAGGGGATCTTTTCCGGCGTTGGATCTTTGGTGGGTGCACGCCACCTCAGGTGGAGCGACTTTTGCCTCGGCGAAATCGTGTCTGGTTTGTTTTATACAGCCTCGCGGCGCAACTCTATCTGTTGCAGATTACCTTGGGGATCGCGATGATTTTTCACTATCTGCTCGATCCCTATGGACTCGGGTGGTTGGGCGATGCCATTGGTGCGGGGGCTGTGGTCTCGATGTTGATTGTTCCTGTGAGTGCGTTTTTTAAAGGTCATTTGGCGAAGTCAGCCGCTATCGTAGGCGGTTGGCGGCGGCCCGTGGGCATCATTCTGGGGGGCGTGCTCATCCTCATGATGTTGATGTTATTGCCCTGGCAAATCAAGGTGGAGCGACCTGCTGTTTTACGGCCCGTACAAGTCGGATGGGTGCGGGCAGAGGTGCCTGGGCGTATCTTGAGGGTGCACGTAAAGACTGGGCAGCGCGTGGAGAAGGATGCTGCGATGGCGGTGTTGGAGAATCTTCGACTGACAGGAGATGTGGAAACTGCAAGTCTGGCCGTGGAAAAAGCGAGACGACAGGTGGATCTGACCTTAGGCGCTGATGCACCAGCCTATCATCAGCAAGCTCAAGCGATGCTGGCGAGTGCTGAGGTGGAACTGCGGGAAGCTCGTCGCTTGGCGGAGAAATTGATCCTTCGTGCCCCCCTTTCGGGAGTGGTGTTGACGC is a window of Prosthecobacter dejongeii DNA encoding:
- a CDS encoding efflux RND transporter periplasmic adaptor subunit; the encoded protein is MLLMVSVAEAGAVPGLIIPLHEVKVGTPVEGLVKEVLVSEGDSVESGQVVVQLTDDLEKLDLERAEKVLEKAKFDHEAAQKLLKENISTREEALRKSIEHDLARIQRDAARVRLEQKTLRAPLQGVVVNRGKEPGEAVQLHEVLLEIVHIRQVEAQFYLEPAQALKVKKGEKRKLRVSSLPESAEILGEVVFLDPRMDAESGLYRVKLRVDNADLRLKAGMRVEADLAQP
- a CDS encoding efflux RND transporter periplasmic adaptor subunit, with translation MSHAIAITEVTTESSSSVEAIVPSALRSDLAISHQLFEGRAFAIIKDPLSLKYFRLPAEDYALAALFDGVRSVKEIREAFLQAYPHAGLVDGSPAIAARIVSFANELLAAGFLEATAAGARRQIELKKLRHKPLTPWGLFMKALFLKLPLWDPDALLIRLERPLRWLWSWSGFVISLLILMAGTVVFAVNFPRIAPALNDFLTLPNLALVWVLTIVVKIIHEFGHGLTCKHYGGEVHEMGAMVIVFSPFLYADVTDSYLFPKKRHRILVAAAGIYIELILAAIATLLWAVSQPGPTQQLLFNLMLITSVWTILFNANPLMKFDGYYMLTDILGVPNLRVKAQMCVGDLFRRWIFGGCTPPQVERLLPRRNRVWFVLYSLAAQLYLLQITLGIAMIFHYLLDPYGLGWLGDAIGAGAVVSMLIVPVSAFFKGHLAKSAAIVGGWRRPVGIILGGVLILMMLMLLPWQIKVERPAVLRPVQVGWVRAEVPGRILRVHVKTGQRVEKDAAMAVLENLRLTGDVETASLAVEKARRQVDLTLGADAPAYHQQAQAMLASAEVELREARRLAEKLILRAPLSGVVLTPDLERLTAGSLRPGDALCEVAPFSPVQIYIPLNERQARHISPGQRVELRVSAQPNRTYVGEVKEDLKTPPNAELPPNLIATLGGDVAAQPDAEGRLKPLEVTYGILVQLTNEDETLRPGMTGTVRIHGDKVQVWQILWMKMLDFVSLDYRL